From one Trifolium pratense cultivar HEN17-A07 linkage group LG1, ARS_RC_1.1, whole genome shotgun sequence genomic stretch:
- the LOC123896451 gene encoding BTB/POZ domain-containing protein At1g21780-like: MLDEAIHADLTIITADGTLKAHKAVLSATSPAFLASYRDSSEEKESSTIHTEEMSQESCTALLSYMYGTIKPGDFWKHRLSLLGAANKYDIGDLKDACEESLLEDLNSGNVLERLNEAWLYQLQKLKKM, encoded by the coding sequence ATGCTTGACGAAGCTATACATGCTGACCTCACCATTATAACAGCAGATGGTACACTCAAGGCACATAAAGCAGTCTTGTCCGCAACTTCTCCTGCATTCCTGGCCTCATATCGTGACAGCAGCGAAGAGAAAGAGTCGTCTACAATCCACACAGAAGAAATGTCACAAGAATCCTGCACGGCCCTTCTAAGTTACATGTACGGCACAATAAAACCCGGAGATTTCTGGAAACACAGGCTTTCATTGCTCGGAGCAGCCAATAAATACGACATAGGCGATCTCAAAGATGCGTGTGAGGAAAGCCTACTCGAAGATCTTAACTCCGGGAATGTTCTTGAGAGGCTGAATGAGGCTTGGTTGTACCAGCTGCAAAAGTTAAAGAAAATGTGA